The following coding sequences lie in one Anticarsia gemmatalis isolate Benzon Research Colony breed Stoneville strain chromosome 16, ilAntGemm2 primary, whole genome shotgun sequence genomic window:
- the SCAR gene encoding wiskott-Aldrich syndrome protein family member 3 SCAR isoform X1: MPLPKRCVEPVHVSRGTVPERLAVPSELEAVTNGTLANTVRQLSSLSKHAEDMFGELTREATNLAERTNVLQARIDRLAIKVTQLDSGVEEVSLQDIQMRKAFRSSRTFQQQLFSRNSMPSAMLSTYARCDRPPPLEMLNEFRDDGRDARKFYTDPDYFFELWRREMLQDTERIQHDRGKKVRPARSGGTEGRPARRVRPPHSTRDRLKEAAVTRGEHIMSSNQLRHYNIEPQYKIDPVYQTTNVSDGGYRTSQNRPPSSQPARPNSIEIENQQNRQPRITGNGHVVVAEESPYGSVGGEPIYGGSMAGTPRRPRPSVPPPAPPAPLANPPHSPPALNTPTRSTLPPPPPPPEGSTSPPLTNGASPPHRTALDAHLDHMHAVIGMMSSEEADGGLGAVPAPPAAPLPPVAPSPPPPPPPAAPGEDRPRPPSPGALLRGASALKPPRPPADPQPDPRSDLLKAIRDGIKLRKVEKRCDDTAGRYDTLRGAPVFLDVASILARRVAVELSDTESDAESESDDSDQWTESRA, translated from the exons ATGCCGCTGCCGAAGCGCTGCGTGGAGCCAGTGCACGTGTCGCGCGGGACCGTGCCCGAGCGACTCGCGGTGCCCTCCGAGCTAGAGGCCGTCACTAATGGCACACTCGCCAACACTGTCAG GCAGCTGTCGTCGCTGTCCAAACATGCGGAGGATATGTTCGGCGAGCTGACGCGGGAGGCCACGAACCTCGCTGAGCGGACCAACGTGCTGCAAGCCAGGATAGACAGGCTCGCTATAAAGGTCACGCAACTCGACTCCGGCGTTGAAGAAG TTTCATTGCAAGACATACAGATGCGCAAGGCGTTCCGTTCGTCGCGGACGTTCCAGCAACAGTTGTTCTCTCGCAACTCGATGCCGTCGGCCATGTTGTCGACGTACGCGCGCTGCGATCGCCCGCCGCCGCTAGAAATGCTCAACGAATTCAGAGACGACGGCCGGGATGCTAGAAAGTTCTACACAGATCCAGACTACTTCTTCGAGTTGTGGAGGAGGGAAATGTTGCAAGATACTGAGCGTATTCAGCATGATCGCGGGAAGAAG GTTCGTCCAGCCCGCAGCGGCGGCACGGAGGGTCGTCCCGCCCGCCGCGTGCGGCCCCCGCACTCCACACGTGACCGCCTGAAGGAGGCCGCCGTGACCCGCGGCGAACACATCATGTCATCTAATCAGCTGCGACACTACAACATCGAGCCGCAGTATAAGATTGACCCCGTGTATCAGA cGACGAATGTGTCAGACGGTGGGTACAGAACGTCACAGAACCGGCCGCCGTCGTCACAGCCTGCGAGACCCAACTCCATCGAGATTGAGAACCAGCAGAACAGACAACCGAGGATAACTGGAAATGGACatg TAGTGGTGGCGGAGGAGAGCCCGTACGGGTCGGTGGGCGGCGAGCCGATCTACGGCGGCAGCATGGCGGGCACCCCTCGCCGCCCGCGCCCCTCCgtcccgccgcccgcgccgcccgcgccgctcgccAACCCGCCGCACTCGCCGCCCGCGCTCAACACGCCCACCAG GTCGAcgctgccgccgccgccgccgccgcccgaggGCTCGACGTCGCCGCCGCTCACCAACGGCGCCTCGCCGCCGCACCGCACCGCGCTCGACGCGCACCTCGACCACATGCACGCCGTCATCG GTATGATGTCGTCGGAGGAGGCGGACGGCGGGCTGGGCGCCGTGCCCGCGCCGCCGGCCGCGCCGCTGCCGCCCGTGGcgccgtcgccgccgccgccgccgccgcccgccgcgccgggCGAGGACCGGCCGCGCCCGCCCTCCCCCGGCGCGCTGCTGCGCGGCGCCTCGGCGCTGAagccgccgcgcccgcccgccGACCCGCAGCCCGACCCGCGCTCCGACCTGCTCAAGGCTATCCGCGACG GTATAAAACTGCGCAAGGTGGAGAAACGTTGCGACGACACGGCGGGTCGGTACGACACGCTGCGGGGCGCCCCCGTGTTCCTGGACGTGGCGTCGATCCTGGCGCGGCGCGTGGCCGTCGAGCTCAGCGACACCGAGTCCGACGCCGAGTCGGAATCCGACGACTCCGACCAGTGGACCGAGTCACGCGCGTGA
- the Ing5 gene encoding inhibitor of growth protein 5: MRIAYIGFAASIVSFGVIYSVSHFHFHAVTKYCKMTSALYLEHYLDSLQHLPIELQRNFKLMRDLDDRAHGLMRTIDLMADELLPSIPKMDDETKKEKVNTIQGLFNKAKEYGDDKVQLAIQTYELVDKHIRRLDSDLARFESEIQEKVNSARAAQAAAADQEASTTTVKKGRKKSKINDKTAATSGKKKRAGASSEEDAVASGRSAAKKKTVRKGATATANAVKEQEETGDLDSVAGMAHPSDVLDMPVDPNEPTYCLCHQVSYGEMIGCDNPDCPIEWFHFACVDLKIKPKGKWYCPKCTQDRKKK; this comes from the coding sequence ATGAGAATAGCGTACATAGGTTTCGCGGCTAGTATCGTATCGTTTGGTGTTATTTACAGTGTTTCGCACTTTCATTTTCACGCAGttacaaaatattgcaaaatgaCTTCAGCACTTTATTTAGAACATTATTTAGATAGTCTTCAGCATTTGCCGATAGAATTACAAAGAAATTTTAAGCTGATGCGTGATCTAGATGACCGCGCTCATGGCCTAATGAGGACAATCGACCTTATGGCTGACGAGTTGCTACCCAGTATCCCTAAAATGGACGATGAAACAAAAAAGGAGAAGGTGAACACCATACAAGGTCTGTTTAATAAGGCCAAAGAATACGGGGATGACAAAGTGCAACTCGCCATACAAACATATGAGTTGGTTGACAAGCACATACGTCGCCTTGACTCTGACCTCGCGCGATTTGAATCTGAGATACAGGAGAAAGTAAATAGTGCTCGCGCTGCGCAGGCGGCTGCTGCCGACCAGGAAGCAAGTACCACCACTGTCAAAAAAGGCAGAAAGAAGAGCAAAATCAATGACAAAACTGCAGCCACCTCGGGTAAGAAGAAGCGTGCTGGCGCGTCGAGCGAAGAAGACGCAGTCGCGTCGGGACGATCAGCCGCCAAGAAAAAGACGGTACGCAAAGGCGCAACTGCGACAGCCAATGCTGTCAAAGAACAAGAAGAAACTGGTGACTTGGATTCAGTTGCAGGCATGGCACATCCGAGCGATGTGCTCGACATGCCAGTGGACCCCAACGAACCTACATATTGTTTGTGCCACCAAGTGTCCTATGGTGAGATGATAGGCTGTGACAACCCGGATTGTCCTATAGAATGGTTCCACTTTGCATGTGTAGATCTCAAGATCAAGCCCAAGGGCAAGTGGTACTGTCCTAAGTGTACTCAGGACAGAAAAAAGAAATGA
- the SCAR gene encoding wiskott-Aldrich syndrome protein family member 3 SCAR isoform X2, with translation MPLPKRCVEPVHVSRGTVPERLAVPSELEAVTNGTLANTVRQLSSLSKHAEDMFGELTREATNLAERTNVLQARIDRLAIKVTQLDSGVEEVSLQDIQMRKAFRSSRTFQQQLFSRNSMPSAMLSTYARCDRPPPLEMLNEFRDDGRDARKFYTDPDYFFELWRREMLQDTERIQHDRGKKVRPARSGGTEGRPARRVRPPHSTRDRLKEAAVTRGEHIMSSNQLRHYNIEPQYKIDPVYQTTNVSDGGYRTSQNRPPSSQPARPNSIEIENQQNRQPRITGNGHVVAEESPYGSVGGEPIYGGSMAGTPRRPRPSVPPPAPPAPLANPPHSPPALNTPTRSTLPPPPPPPEGSTSPPLTNGASPPHRTALDAHLDHMHAVIGMMSSEEADGGLGAVPAPPAAPLPPVAPSPPPPPPPAAPGEDRPRPPSPGALLRGASALKPPRPPADPQPDPRSDLLKAIRDGIKLRKVEKRCDDTAGRYDTLRGAPVFLDVASILARRVAVELSDTESDAESESDDSDQWTESRA, from the exons ATGCCGCTGCCGAAGCGCTGCGTGGAGCCAGTGCACGTGTCGCGCGGGACCGTGCCCGAGCGACTCGCGGTGCCCTCCGAGCTAGAGGCCGTCACTAATGGCACACTCGCCAACACTGTCAG GCAGCTGTCGTCGCTGTCCAAACATGCGGAGGATATGTTCGGCGAGCTGACGCGGGAGGCCACGAACCTCGCTGAGCGGACCAACGTGCTGCAAGCCAGGATAGACAGGCTCGCTATAAAGGTCACGCAACTCGACTCCGGCGTTGAAGAAG TTTCATTGCAAGACATACAGATGCGCAAGGCGTTCCGTTCGTCGCGGACGTTCCAGCAACAGTTGTTCTCTCGCAACTCGATGCCGTCGGCCATGTTGTCGACGTACGCGCGCTGCGATCGCCCGCCGCCGCTAGAAATGCTCAACGAATTCAGAGACGACGGCCGGGATGCTAGAAAGTTCTACACAGATCCAGACTACTTCTTCGAGTTGTGGAGGAGGGAAATGTTGCAAGATACTGAGCGTATTCAGCATGATCGCGGGAAGAAG GTTCGTCCAGCCCGCAGCGGCGGCACGGAGGGTCGTCCCGCCCGCCGCGTGCGGCCCCCGCACTCCACACGTGACCGCCTGAAGGAGGCCGCCGTGACCCGCGGCGAACACATCATGTCATCTAATCAGCTGCGACACTACAACATCGAGCCGCAGTATAAGATTGACCCCGTGTATCAGA cGACGAATGTGTCAGACGGTGGGTACAGAACGTCACAGAACCGGCCGCCGTCGTCACAGCCTGCGAGACCCAACTCCATCGAGATTGAGAACCAGCAGAACAGACAACCGAGGATAACTGGAAATGGACatg TGGTGGCGGAGGAGAGCCCGTACGGGTCGGTGGGCGGCGAGCCGATCTACGGCGGCAGCATGGCGGGCACCCCTCGCCGCCCGCGCCCCTCCgtcccgccgcccgcgccgcccgcgccgctcgccAACCCGCCGCACTCGCCGCCCGCGCTCAACACGCCCACCAG GTCGAcgctgccgccgccgccgccgccgcccgaggGCTCGACGTCGCCGCCGCTCACCAACGGCGCCTCGCCGCCGCACCGCACCGCGCTCGACGCGCACCTCGACCACATGCACGCCGTCATCG GTATGATGTCGTCGGAGGAGGCGGACGGCGGGCTGGGCGCCGTGCCCGCGCCGCCGGCCGCGCCGCTGCCGCCCGTGGcgccgtcgccgccgccgccgccgccgcccgccgcgccgggCGAGGACCGGCCGCGCCCGCCCTCCCCCGGCGCGCTGCTGCGCGGCGCCTCGGCGCTGAagccgccgcgcccgcccgccGACCCGCAGCCCGACCCGCGCTCCGACCTGCTCAAGGCTATCCGCGACG GTATAAAACTGCGCAAGGTGGAGAAACGTTGCGACGACACGGCGGGTCGGTACGACACGCTGCGGGGCGCCCCCGTGTTCCTGGACGTGGCGTCGATCCTGGCGCGGCGCGTGGCCGTCGAGCTCAGCGACACCGAGTCCGACGCCGAGTCGGAATCCGACGACTCCGACCAGTGGACCGAGTCACGCGCGTGA